The proteins below are encoded in one region of Labilibaculum sp. DW002:
- a CDS encoding sensor histidine kinase has protein sequence MKQVFLFLLLICTWFSIQAQERPYINYTTHSGLPQIQVMAVHQDPSGYIWAGTKSGIVKFNGESFEHFLPKERIFKINSDSQGRVYVKTYDKLFRYDGKEMKLLSTFSDISRVFVGDDDYWLVSAKNLINYSDSIEICRFEIGKDIKGAVNSVGYDKANKKLHFSSEGSKEIHSCCNGKIKKEEFNTDCKEVRAVDFNGTIAYIEVLGNTDRYIDPESQKEFFTVYKTNNLVDSIQVKHLPIKSYLFSHDYSYFLLDSVLRSSTKIDLSFIKAPYPVIFDRDNNIWSGSDNGLYQVFNGVIKNYPRSFMNDVWTLIKGADQEFYGAVFKEALYRYDFNNETKSEIVAPGPYNRKETDYYYGASKDSKGDLYFPTHYGLVKYDYKQTKKFDTGISLISKYDSLSNQVVFGQLNGLGFIDEKENVKILIDSSKRFIASHPSAIEFDEDGNIWVGTKSSLAMWNRQEERFTSTKVCPSQTFTVIHRDKRNNIWLGGKNGLWLYNGKTNECKRIAEGIIDNNITDIISSNNNFLVIGTSLEIFVMDLKAFFNAGELKIKLFNFRNGFLSEEVCQNGFLLDRNLLYVPSTTSTSVLNLDKINFDADFYDVRISKLNDEGIVFSDTLSRSLYTMCSGCNELDFSFETIGFGLPTSPMFKYKLDGVDDEWSPWTTKEYANYRNLASGKYCFHVMARPGGNPNLSVIKEDHIHICISLPFYKEPRFYQHALFGFILLTLILGFFVHSRFHIKLKMIDRERKIKLLEIATLQAQLNPHFIFNILSSVQNLISLHKPEIANEYLIKFSRLIRSYMEASIKSSKVLLGASVSSEISVKEEVDLLRMYIELEKVKHNSEKFDFKIDVSTDSLLNRTIPPMILQPLVENAIKHGLEPKEEMGFLQISFSELEEGVKCVIKDDGIGREKSEELKKESIKLYQSRGVELINKKIEILNDLDYQIRLEYAETNVGTEVHVIFSN, from the coding sequence ATGAAACAAGTTTTTTTATTCTTGCTACTCATTTGTACTTGGTTTAGCATACAAGCACAAGAACGGCCGTATATTAATTATACGACGCATTCAGGCTTACCACAAATTCAGGTTATGGCTGTTCATCAAGATCCCTCGGGGTATATTTGGGCTGGAACGAAGTCAGGAATCGTTAAGTTTAATGGTGAGAGTTTTGAACACTTCTTACCCAAGGAGAGAATTTTCAAAATCAATAGTGATTCTCAGGGGCGAGTTTACGTTAAAACTTACGATAAACTATTTAGATATGATGGAAAAGAAATGAAGTTACTATCGACTTTCTCTGATATTTCTCGTGTATTTGTAGGAGATGATGATTATTGGCTTGTTTCAGCTAAAAATCTAATCAATTATTCTGATTCCATAGAGATTTGTAGATTCGAAATAGGAAAAGATATTAAAGGTGCAGTCAATTCTGTTGGATATGATAAGGCAAATAAGAAGTTGCATTTCAGTTCTGAGGGATCAAAAGAGATTCATAGCTGTTGCAATGGGAAAATCAAGAAAGAAGAATTTAATACAGACTGTAAGGAGGTAAGAGCAGTAGATTTTAATGGAACAATTGCATACATCGAAGTGCTTGGAAATACTGATAGATATATTGATCCTGAATCACAAAAGGAGTTTTTTACAGTTTACAAAACCAATAACCTTGTTGATAGTATTCAGGTTAAACATTTGCCTATAAAAAGCTATTTATTTTCACATGATTATTCTTATTTCCTGTTGGATAGTGTTTTGCGTTCCAGTACAAAAATAGATTTGAGCTTTATAAAAGCACCTTATCCTGTAATATTTGATCGTGATAATAACATTTGGTCTGGTTCAGATAATGGACTTTATCAGGTTTTTAATGGTGTAATAAAGAATTACCCACGTTCATTCATGAATGATGTGTGGACTCTGATTAAAGGTGCTGATCAAGAGTTTTATGGTGCCGTTTTTAAGGAAGCTTTGTATCGTTATGACTTTAACAATGAAACCAAAAGTGAGATTGTAGCTCCAGGACCATATAATCGAAAAGAGACAGACTATTATTATGGTGCTAGCAAAGATTCAAAAGGAGATTTATATTTCCCAACCCATTATGGATTGGTGAAATATGATTACAAGCAAACCAAGAAATTTGATACTGGAATTTCTTTAATCTCCAAGTATGATTCTCTTTCAAATCAAGTTGTTTTTGGCCAATTGAATGGTCTCGGATTTATCGATGAAAAAGAGAATGTTAAAATATTAATTGATTCAAGTAAAAGATTTATTGCTTCCCATCCTTCTGCTATTGAGTTTGATGAGGATGGGAATATTTGGGTTGGAACAAAATCTAGCTTGGCAATGTGGAATCGACAAGAGGAGAGATTTACTTCAACAAAAGTGTGTCCTTCGCAAACTTTCACAGTTATTCATCGCGATAAGAGAAATAATATTTGGCTTGGCGGGAAAAATGGACTTTGGTTGTATAATGGAAAGACAAATGAGTGCAAAAGAATAGCCGAAGGAATTATAGATAATAATATTACAGATATCATTTCATCAAATAACAACTTTCTCGTAATAGGGACATCATTGGAGATTTTTGTGATGGATTTGAAGGCGTTTTTTAATGCTGGAGAATTGAAAATTAAGCTGTTTAATTTCCGTAATGGATTTTTATCTGAAGAAGTTTGCCAGAATGGATTTCTACTAGATAGGAATTTGCTTTATGTGCCTTCTACAACATCTACTTCAGTTCTTAATCTAGACAAAATTAATTTCGATGCGGATTTTTACGATGTGAGAATTAGCAAATTAAATGATGAGGGAATTGTATTTTCAGATACTTTGTCACGTTCGTTGTATACGATGTGTTCCGGATGCAACGAGTTGGATTTTTCATTTGAAACCATAGGCTTTGGATTGCCTACTAGTCCAATGTTTAAATATAAACTTGATGGAGTAGACGATGAATGGAGTCCTTGGACAACAAAAGAATATGCAAACTATCGAAATCTTGCTTCGGGTAAGTACTGTTTTCATGTGATGGCTCGTCCCGGAGGAAATCCAAATTTGAGTGTGATAAAAGAAGATCATATTCATATATGCATTTCACTTCCGTTTTATAAAGAACCACGATTCTATCAACATGCATTGTTTGGATTTATTCTTTTGACTTTAATACTTGGATTTTTTGTGCATTCTCGATTCCATATCAAATTAAAAATGATTGATAGAGAAAGGAAGATAAAACTTCTTGAGATTGCTACCCTTCAAGCGCAGTTAAATCCTCATTTTATATTTAATATTCTTTCGTCGGTTCAAAATTTAATTAGCCTTCATAAACCAGAAATAGCCAATGAGTATTTGATTAAATTTTCACGATTAATTCGTTCCTACATGGAAGCATCTATCAAATCTTCAAAGGTTTTGCTGGGAGCTTCGGTTAGCAGTGAGATAAGTGTGAAAGAAGAGGTGGATCTTTTAAGGATGTATATTGAATTGGAAAAGGTGAAACACAACAGTGAGAAATTTGATTTTAAAATTGATGTTTCTACTGATTCTCTATTGAATAGGACTATTCCTCCAATGATATTGCAACCACTGGTCGAAAATGCCATTAAACATGGTTTGGAACCGAAAGAAGAAATGGGGTTTTTACAAATTTCTTTTTCAGAACTTGAAGAAGGAGTAAAGTGTGTTATAAAGGATGATGGAATCGGTAGGGAAAAGTCAGAGGAATTGAAAAAGGAATCAATAAAACTATATCAATCACGAGGAGTGGAATTAATAAATAAAAAGATAGAAATTCTGAACGATTTGGATTATCAAATTCGATTGGAATATGCCGAAACAAATGTTGGCACGGAGGTTCATGTCATATTTTCAAATTAG
- a CDS encoding LytR/AlgR family response regulator transcription factor: MQEVYSALVVEDVKDTSTYIRQRIEKLCPSIKSIQQAFSIDEAYDKIIVEHFDIIFLDIQLPKGTGFDLLRKLSEEGKIDFEIIFITGESAKEFTLRAIKYSALDFLYKPLDDNDLIMAVNKACDKLKTQYFNRQIKLLLDRVGGDNLNKTNKIALHLHNGIVEFVNVDEIKYLEADGVVAYVFLSNGDRLTTTRNLGYYKEMLMMDYNFYPISNSLLVNQEYILRYNHKELELTLNDGTSLFASKRFGKSFKDTFTQKNNGSSVFKSITQFWKRILE, translated from the coding sequence ATGCAAGAAGTATATTCAGCATTAGTAGTGGAGGATGTCAAAGATACATCGACCTATATTCGACAGAGAATAGAGAAACTGTGTCCATCGATCAAAAGTATTCAGCAAGCTTTTAGCATTGATGAGGCCTACGATAAGATAATTGTGGAACATTTTGATATTATTTTTTTAGATATACAATTACCTAAGGGGACTGGATTCGATTTGTTACGAAAATTGTCCGAGGAGGGGAAAATTGATTTCGAAATCATTTTCATAACTGGGGAAAGTGCCAAAGAATTCACTTTGAGAGCGATTAAGTATTCTGCGCTTGATTTTCTTTATAAGCCATTGGATGATAATGATTTGATTATGGCAGTTAACAAAGCATGTGACAAGCTGAAAACGCAATATTTTAATCGGCAAATAAAATTGTTATTGGATAGAGTTGGTGGAGATAATTTGAATAAAACCAATAAGATTGCCTTGCATCTGCACAATGGAATTGTTGAGTTTGTAAATGTTGATGAGATAAAATACCTCGAAGCTGACGGTGTTGTAGCTTATGTTTTCTTGAGCAATGGAGATAGACTTACAACAACTCGAAACCTGGGTTATTACAAAGAAATGCTGATGATGGATTACAATTTTTATCCAATTAGCAACAGTTTATTGGTGAACCAGGAATACATACTTCGTTACAATCATAAAGAATTGGAACTTACGCTAAACGATGGGACAAGTCTGTTTGCCTCCAAACGATTTGGTAAGAGTTTTAAAGATACTTTTACACAAAAAAACAATGGTTCAAGTGTTTTTAAAAGTATTACACAATTTTGGAAAAGGATACTCGAATAA
- a CDS encoding ATP-grasp domain-containing protein has product MNILLVDDKGGPYILDTIRCLSYKQDVNIYVVSPERKEYFNTIPYSRHVKKYEYLNFKSKKEEIEKINVKIREWKIDVVLPVKQSNYTFFASLNGEFDRSLLPPQSTKETLEIVSDKWLLFNWLKEHSFPTPKSYLVSEENLQSITFPILLKPKLDTNGNKVKMIKSADSYLETTKENNFNKEDFILQENIYGEDIDISLLAKNGIIKAYTIQKGLVREALSFATGIEFIDNNELLKQTEAIIKKLNWNGIAHLDFVHDPKSNSYHLIDFNPRLWSTLIGSLYAGVNFPILMVKLAQNQTIDFIGYRKTQFYLAQQALQQGKLKSIKNSSWKYVLNDPLPEIVKTYKKLSSIIKLK; this is encoded by the coding sequence ATGAATATTTTACTCGTAGATGATAAAGGAGGACCGTATATTCTGGATACAATCCGATGTTTGAGTTATAAACAAGATGTTAATATCTATGTAGTATCACCAGAACGCAAAGAATATTTTAATACCATTCCCTATTCTCGTCACGTTAAAAAATATGAATACCTTAATTTCAAAAGCAAAAAAGAGGAAATTGAAAAAATTAATGTCAAAATAAGGGAATGGAAAATAGATGTCGTTCTTCCTGTAAAACAATCGAACTATACATTTTTCGCTAGTTTAAATGGAGAATTTGATCGTTCTCTTCTTCCTCCTCAATCCACAAAAGAAACCTTAGAAATCGTTTCTGACAAATGGCTACTTTTTAATTGGCTGAAAGAACATTCATTTCCAACACCAAAAAGTTATTTAGTTTCAGAGGAAAATCTTCAATCCATAACATTTCCAATACTTCTAAAACCAAAACTAGACACAAACGGAAATAAGGTTAAAATGATTAAGTCAGCAGATTCTTATCTAGAAACCACAAAAGAAAATAATTTTAACAAGGAAGATTTCATCCTTCAGGAAAATATTTATGGTGAAGATATTGATATCAGCTTACTAGCCAAAAATGGTATTATTAAAGCCTATACAATCCAAAAAGGATTGGTTAGAGAAGCTCTTTCTTTCGCTACAGGAATTGAGTTCATTGATAATAATGAACTGTTAAAGCAAACCGAAGCTATTATCAAAAAACTTAACTGGAATGGCATTGCTCACTTAGATTTTGTTCACGATCCTAAATCTAACTCCTATCACCTTATTGATTTTAATCCTCGCTTGTGGTCTACTTTAATTGGCTCTTTATACGCTGGTGTTAACTTTCCAATATTAATGGTAAAACTCGCACAAAATCAAACAATCGATTTTATTGGCTATCGTAAAACTCAATTTTATCTTGCCCAACAAGCACTTCAACAAGGCAAACTAAAAAGCATTAAAAACTCTTCTTGGAAATATGTGCTAAATGATCCGCTTCCTGAAATAGTAAAAACTTATAAAAAACTAAGTTCGATCATTAAACTTAAATAA
- a CDS encoding S41 family peptidase encodes MKKIYLALLIIPFFFSCEDAMFEKDLASTDPMTNFEYLWTQCDEKYSYFELKNIDWDQIKTKYSAKISNDMSEEALFTVLGDMLTELKDDHTNLISDFNISFFGVDQLGQDNYDSRIVKDQYLSEDYYISGPFTHDFLANNEVGYIRFGSFTGTVDNTNLDFILNRYKNTKGLILDLRENGGGAVTDIFNILSRFVEKETILNYSRIKTGPAHNDFSEDKPVKVTPHDGIRYTNKVMVLVDRGTYSAGSFTSLATKALPNMILVGDTTGGGLGLPNGGQLPNGWTYRFSITQALTLDKNNTFENGVPPDIKVSFDWDDRTKDEIIERALKELL; translated from the coding sequence ATGAAAAAGATATATTTAGCACTCCTAATAATTCCATTCTTTTTTTCTTGCGAAGACGCGATGTTCGAAAAAGATTTGGCTTCCACTGATCCAATGACAAACTTTGAATACCTATGGACCCAATGTGATGAAAAATACTCCTATTTTGAATTAAAAAATATCGACTGGGATCAAATTAAAACAAAGTACTCGGCAAAAATAAGTAATGACATGTCGGAGGAGGCATTGTTTACCGTATTAGGCGATATGCTTACCGAACTTAAAGATGATCACACCAATTTGATTTCCGATTTTAACATATCCTTTTTTGGCGTAGATCAACTGGGTCAGGATAATTACGATTCTCGAATTGTAAAAGACCAATACCTATCCGAAGATTATTATATCTCGGGCCCTTTTACTCACGATTTTCTAGCCAATAATGAGGTTGGCTACATACGCTTTGGTTCATTTACGGGCACAGTAGACAATACAAACCTTGATTTTATTTTGAATCGTTACAAAAACACAAAAGGTCTGATTCTTGATTTAAGAGAAAATGGCGGAGGTGCCGTTACCGATATTTTTAATATTCTGAGTCGCTTTGTCGAGAAAGAAACAATCTTGAATTACTCAAGAATAAAAACAGGACCAGCACACAACGATTTTTCGGAAGATAAACCTGTAAAAGTTACTCCTCACGATGGCATTAGATACACAAACAAAGTAATGGTATTGGTCGACAGAGGAACATACAGCGCAGGATCGTTTACCTCTTTAGCAACAAAGGCATTGCCTAACATGATTCTTGTAGGAGATACAACTGGTGGCGGATTAGGCTTACCAAATGGTGGTCAGCTACCAAATGGTTGGACTTATCGATTCTCAATAACTCAAGCTTTAACATTGGATAAAAATAATACATTCGAAAACGGTGTTCCTCCAGATATTAAAGTTTCATTCGATTGGGATGACCGTACAAAAGATGAAATTATCGAAAGAGCCTTGAAAGAGCTTCTTTAA
- a CDS encoding PKD domain-containing protein: protein MKKILLVCFFWLFALAGFSQNQITEYEYWIDDDIANRTSVNLSSPSNNIAINELVDLSTVSDGLHSISIRFKDTNKVWSNTVNKLFTKREALAPSQSLHTLQYWFDNDLENEVTTTFVSTDKLDHSDLIDLSALSNGMHLINYRVKNESNIWSCVVSKQIIKREALAESQKLNTIQYWFDNDIERAITSTFVATNQLDHSELIDLSALSNGIHLLNYRIKNEANIWSCVVSKQIIKREALAESQKLNTIQYWFDNNVESAITSTFAATNRLDHSELIDLSTLSGGMHLLNYRIKNEANIWSCVVSKQIIKRENNTQAHQLTTVQYWFDSNIENIVTTTIPASDKVDSKELIELSELPVGLHVINVRIKDESNIWSSVVTKQFIKSPIQQVAKLNQYRYWFNDDLTNLTTVTIDPTTVQFSLNEMVDVLSIPPGVDQTISYQFKDDQGNWSVPLSDTINRIAVVKASFTADNTENCGSLTVQFTNNSTDGESYLWDFGDGNTSTEIDPSYTYNTAGSYTVSLTATNDTYSLSDVSSMADLITIHAIPAVNLGADIQICEGNDHTFSIADNFAQYFWNDASGTNEFTTAIAGDYTLRIVDLNGCEATDIANLSFFTAPTVDLGADIQICEGNEYTFSVADNFVQYFWNDVEGTNELIAATEGDYKLKVIDANGCEATDVANLSFHSAAIINLGDDVQICEGGSHTFSIPDNFEQYFWNDVEGTYQFSTEVTGEYTLRVIDINGCEASDVVNLLVNSTPNIDLGEDILICEGNSHTFSVEDNFAQYFWNDLEGTNEIIATTEGNYSLRVIDNNGCEATDNVSLTISSISINLGQDAQICEGGAFSLSVPDNFTQYFWNDVEGTNQFSATEEGTYTLRVINANGCEATDEVHLTVFPASTIELGDNVIACEGSEHTFSVADNFAQYFWNNVEGTNEFLTSTEGTYTLRVIDNNGCDATDDVNFSFYTSPSVDLGNDINICEGSEHIFSVADNFVQYFWNDVEGTNELIATTEGNYGLKVIDANGCEATDAVHLGLYETPETPIVSYANGILSSTIENGYQWYLNNQTLSGFTAQQFTPEQDGNYSVEVWSEFGCKSSQSESVEVILVGIADLLKENMSIYPNPTKGKLVIDLRNNFNHVSTLQLKLLDSSGKLILCKKLEPITTLDLSSYPSGLYFIHFINLNEAVSFKIVKQ from the coding sequence ATGAAAAAAATACTCCTGGTCTGTTTTTTCTGGCTATTTGCCTTAGCAGGATTTAGTCAGAACCAGATAACAGAATATGAATATTGGATTGATGATGATATCGCAAACAGAACATCTGTTAACCTATCGTCTCCAAGTAATAATATTGCAATAAACGAACTAGTAGATTTATCAACTGTATCCGATGGATTGCACTCTATTAGTATTCGATTTAAAGACACCAATAAGGTATGGAGCAACACTGTAAATAAACTATTTACCAAACGCGAAGCTTTGGCTCCATCTCAAAGTTTACATACCCTACAATATTGGTTCGATAATGATCTTGAAAATGAAGTAACGACCACTTTTGTATCAACCGACAAATTGGATCATTCCGATTTAATCGATTTATCGGCCTTAAGCAATGGAATGCATTTGATTAATTATCGTGTTAAAAATGAATCAAACATTTGGTCTTGTGTAGTTTCAAAACAAATTATTAAGCGTGAAGCATTGGCTGAATCGCAAAAACTGAATACCATACAATATTGGTTCGATAATGACATTGAAAGGGCAATAACAAGCACTTTTGTAGCCACAAATCAATTGGATCATTCCGAATTGATTGACTTATCGGCCTTAAGCAATGGAATTCACTTATTGAATTATCGCATAAAGAATGAGGCAAACATATGGTCTTGTGTAGTTTCAAAACAAATTATTAAGCGTGAAGCATTGGCTGAATCGCAAAAGCTGAATACCATACAATATTGGTTCGATAATAATGTTGAAAGTGCAATAACAAGCACTTTTGCCGCTACAAATCGATTGGATCATTCCGAATTGATTGATTTATCCACCTTGAGTGGTGGAATGCACTTATTGAATTATCGCATTAAGAATGAAGCAAACATATGGTCTTGTGTTGTATCAAAACAAATAATTAAACGAGAAAATAACACACAAGCACATCAACTTACAACAGTTCAATATTGGTTTGATAGCAACATCGAAAATATTGTAACTACCACTATTCCTGCAAGCGATAAAGTTGACAGTAAGGAGTTGATCGAACTATCTGAATTACCAGTTGGACTTCATGTTATTAATGTCCGAATTAAAGACGAAAGTAACATTTGGTCTTCGGTAGTAACAAAACAATTTATTAAAAGTCCAATTCAGCAAGTAGCCAAACTGAATCAATACCGATATTGGTTTAACGACGATCTTACCAATCTGACTACTGTAACTATTGATCCTACAACAGTTCAATTCTCTTTAAATGAGATGGTAGATGTACTGTCCATCCCGCCAGGAGTCGATCAAACCATCAGTTATCAATTTAAGGATGATCAAGGAAATTGGAGTGTGCCGCTTAGCGATACCATTAATCGCATTGCAGTTGTTAAAGCAAGCTTTACTGCCGACAACACCGAAAACTGCGGTTCTTTAACAGTTCAATTCACCAATAATTCTACTGATGGAGAAAGCTATCTGTGGGATTTTGGAGATGGAAATACAAGTACCGAAATTGATCCAAGTTACACTTATAATACAGCAGGTTCGTACACCGTTTCGTTAACAGCGACAAACGACACTTATTCCTTATCGGATGTTTCTAGCATGGCAGATTTAATAACCATTCATGCTATACCAGCTGTTAATTTAGGTGCTGATATACAAATCTGCGAAGGCAATGATCATACCTTTAGTATAGCTGATAATTTTGCGCAATACTTTTGGAATGATGCAAGTGGAACCAATGAATTCACTACTGCCATTGCTGGAGATTATACATTACGCATAGTTGATTTAAATGGCTGTGAAGCAACAGATATTGCAAACTTGTCCTTCTTTACTGCTCCTACAGTTGATCTTGGTGCTGATATTCAAATCTGCGAAGGCAATGAATATACTTTTAGTGTAGCTGACAATTTTGTGCAATACTTCTGGAACGATGTGGAAGGCACAAATGAATTAATTGCAGCTACCGAAGGTGATTATAAGTTAAAAGTTATCGATGCAAATGGATGTGAGGCAACTGATGTTGCAAACCTAAGCTTTCACTCTGCTGCAATTATCAATTTAGGTGATGATGTTCAAATTTGTGAAGGTGGCTCACACACTTTTAGTATTCCTGATAATTTCGAGCAGTACTTTTGGAATGATGTAGAAGGAACCTACCAGTTCTCTACAGAAGTTACTGGGGAATACACCTTAAGAGTAATAGACATTAATGGCTGTGAAGCAAGCGATGTGGTAAACTTACTTGTTAATTCTACGCCAAACATAGATTTAGGAGAGGATATCTTAATCTGTGAAGGTAATTCACATACCTTTAGTGTCGAAGATAACTTTGCTCAATATTTCTGGAATGATTTGGAAGGTACAAACGAAATTATCGCAACAACAGAAGGCAATTATTCTTTAAGGGTTATCGATAACAATGGCTGTGAAGCAACAGACAATGTTAGTCTAACAATTTCATCCATATCAATTAATTTAGGACAAGATGCACAAATCTGTGAAGGTGGCGCATTCTCCCTTAGTGTTCCAGATAACTTTACCCAGTATTTTTGGAATGATGTAGAAGGAACAAATCAATTTTCAGCAACTGAAGAAGGTACGTATACGCTTCGGGTTATTAACGCCAATGGATGCGAAGCTACCGATGAAGTTCATTTAACGGTATTCCCTGCTTCAACAATTGAGCTTGGTGATAATGTTATTGCTTGTGAAGGATCTGAGCACACCTTTAGTGTTGCGGACAATTTCGCACAATACTTCTGGAATAATGTAGAAGGTACAAATGAGTTCCTAACTAGCACCGAAGGAACATACACCCTTCGAGTAATTGATAACAATGGATGTGATGCAACAGATGATGTGAATTTTTCATTTTACACTTCTCCATCTGTTGATTTAGGTAATGATATCAATATCTGCGAAGGCTCAGAACATATTTTTAGTGTGGCTGACAATTTTGTGCAATACTTCTGGAACGATGTGGAAGGCACAAATGAATTGATTGCAACTACCGAAGGTAATTACGGCTTGAAAGTTATCGATGCAAATGGATGTGAAGCAACAGATGCAGTTCATCTAGGACTTTACGAAACTCCAGAAACACCAATCGTAAGCTATGCCAATGGAATTCTCTCATCTACTATCGAAAATGGGTACCAATGGTATTTAAACAATCAGACTCTAAGCGGATTCACAGCCCAACAATTCACCCCAGAACAAGATGGTAATTACTCCGTTGAAGTTTGGAGCGAATTTGGATGCAAATCTTCACAATCAGAATCTGTCGAAGTAATACTTGTTGGTATTGCAGACCTATTAAAAGAAAACATGTCGATTTATCCGAACCCAACCAAGGGCAAACTTGTTATCGATTTACGAAATAACTTCAACCATGTATCTACTCTACAGCTAAAACTGCTCGATTCGAGCGGAAAACTAATCTTGTGCAAAAAACTAGAACCAATAACCACTCTAGACTTGAGCAGTTATCCGTCAGGATTGTATTTTATTCACTTTATCAACCTTAATGAAGCAGTTAGCTTCAAAATTGTTAAGCAATAA
- a CDS encoding electron transfer flavoprotein subunit alpha/FixB family protein, with protein sequence MNLEDYKGIYVFIEQREGFVQNVALELLGQARRLADELNDKVYAMLLGHNIAAKAQGLIAAGADEVLVVDAPELADYTTEPYTQAICKIINDRKPDSVLIGATTLGRDLGPRVSARVKTGLTADCTKIEVGANRELLMTRPAFGGNLMATIVCKNHRPQMGTVRPGVLFAIDADTSREGIITDYKVEFDSSKIKVKLVKTVKEETDLIDITEARILVSGGRGIGNQEGFDAMDSLATTLDAEVSASRAMVDAGYIGHERQVGQTGKTVRPDLYFAFGISGAIQHVAGMEDSDLIIAVNKDKDAPIFQVSDLGIVGDAKQIIKKLNERLEK encoded by the coding sequence ATGAATTTAGAAGATTACAAAGGCATATATGTTTTTATTGAGCAGCGCGAAGGCTTTGTTCAGAATGTGGCATTGGAACTTTTGGGACAAGCACGACGATTGGCAGATGAGTTAAACGATAAGGTTTATGCTATGCTTTTAGGGCATAACATCGCTGCTAAGGCACAAGGGCTTATTGCTGCTGGTGCTGATGAGGTTTTAGTTGTTGATGCGCCAGAATTGGCTGATTATACAACTGAGCCATACACTCAGGCTATTTGCAAAATTATCAACGACAGAAAGCCAGATTCAGTATTAATCGGAGCAACGACTTTAGGTCGTGATTTGGGACCACGTGTTTCAGCTCGTGTTAAAACAGGTTTAACGGCTGACTGTACGAAGATTGAAGTGGGAGCGAACCGTGAGTTGTTGATGACTCGTCCGGCTTTTGGTGGTAACCTAATGGCAACTATCGTTTGTAAAAATCACCGTCCTCAAATGGGAACCGTTCGTCCGGGCGTTTTGTTCGCTATCGATGCTGATACAAGTCGTGAAGGAATTATTACTGACTATAAAGTTGAATTCGATTCTTCGAAGATCAAAGTAAAGTTGGTTAAAACCGTTAAGGAAGAAACGGATCTAATCGATATTACTGAAGCACGTATCTTGGTTTCAGGTGGTCGTGGTATTGGTAATCAGGAAGGTTTCGATGCCATGGATTCATTAGCTACTACGCTTGATGCTGAAGTTTCAGCTTCTCGTGCTATGGTTGATGCCGGTTATATCGGACACGAGCGCCAGGTAGGGCAGACAGGTAAAACGGTTCGTCCGGACCTTTACTTTGCTTTCGGTATCTCAGGTGCGATTCAGCATGTTGCAGGTATGGAAGATTCAGATTTGATTATCGCGGTAAACAAAGACAAGGACGCACCTATTTTCCAGGTGTCAGACCTTGGTATTGTTGGTGACGCTAAGCAAATCATCAAAAAACTAAACGAAAGATTGGAGAAATAG
- a CDS encoding HutD/Ves family protein codes for MQYSIITPNNFDTIKWSGGTSTELLIYPPNSDYKQGNFDFRLSTATVEVEKSNFTSLPGISRKLMILEGEIEITHENQYRKKLAKFDIDSFEGDWKTSSIGKCVDFNLMTRGNTNGELTAISIAAKEKVQCQIEDTIEHLVLYILTGAVLVHTNEEIHRLPKGNLLVIHQLKDVKIKIEAKEDSELIESKIFK; via the coding sequence ATGCAATATTCAATCATTACTCCTAACAATTTTGATACCATTAAGTGGTCGGGTGGAACTAGCACTGAACTACTAATTTATCCTCCAAATTCTGATTATAAACAAGGAAATTTTGATTTTAGATTAAGTACAGCAACAGTTGAAGTTGAAAAATCAAATTTTACTTCATTGCCAGGTATATCACGAAAATTAATGATTCTAGAGGGAGAAATAGAGATCACTCATGAAAATCAATATCGTAAAAAACTCGCTAAATTCGATATTGATAGTTTTGAAGGAGATTGGAAAACCTCATCGATTGGAAAGTGTGTCGATTTTAATTTAATGACGAGAGGAAATACAAATGGAGAATTAACAGCCATTTCTATTGCAGCTAAAGAAAAAGTTCAATGCCAAATAGAAGACACTATTGAACACCTCGTTTTATACATCTTAACAGGAGCCGTTCTTGTTCATACAAATGAAGAAATTCATCGTTTACCAAAAGGAAACCTACTTGTAATTCACCAATTAAAAGATGTGAAAATAAAGATCGAAGCAAAAGAAGACAGTGAATTAATAGAATCTAAAATCTTTAAATAA